The proteins below come from a single Benincasa hispida cultivar B227 chromosome 4, ASM972705v1, whole genome shotgun sequence genomic window:
- the LOC120076432 gene encoding ethylene-responsive transcription factor ERF003-like has product MARPQQRYRGVRQRHWGSWVSEIRHPLLKTRIWLGTFETAEDAARAYDEAARLMCGPRARTNFPFNGTDSNSSSSKLLSANLTAKLHRCYMASLHLQKPATHRFNSGADAAGIKPLTAEVKNQTETAHQPFVALEEDHIEQMIEELIHYGSVELCSVVPPSQTF; this is encoded by the exons ATGGCCAGGCCTCAACAGCGTTATCGAGGCGTTCGTCAAAGACATTGGGGTTCTTGGGTTTCCGAAATTCGTCACCCTTTATT GAAAACCAGAATTTGGCTTGGTACTTTCGAAACGGCTGAAGATGCTGCCAGAGCTTACGATGAAGCTGCTCGCTTAATGTGCGGTCCAAGAGCAAGAACCAATTTCCCTTTCAATGGAACTGACTCCAATTCCTCTTCTTCCAAACTTCTCTCTGCTAATTTGACTGCAAAACTCCACCGTTGCTACATGGCGTCTCTTCATTTGCAGAAACCCGCCACCCATCGCTTCAATTCCGGCGCCGACGCGGCCGGGATTAAGCCCCTGACGGCGGAGGTAAAGAACCAAACGGAAACCGCTCATCAGCCGTTTGTGGCtctggaagaggatcatattgAACAGATGATTGAGGAATTGATTCATTATGGATCTGTTGAGCTCTGTTCTGTTGTGCCACCGTCTCAGACGTtttga